A window of Heptranchias perlo isolate sHepPer1 chromosome 43, sHepPer1.hap1, whole genome shotgun sequence contains these coding sequences:
- the LOC137306464 gene encoding mammalian ependymin-related protein 1-like, with the protein MKLLAALAICSLSFLVTEGGKPEPCSPPKLLEGNKVIFDPSKPFLEFGRFSYDAVQKRVYFGKQVMIGVEKFISVEEFFLFEEAIMYRFHPQNRTCEKSALRTPFPEIAIPQNATFSGQVYIGGSSAPGEGVLANFWTFAVGDYFYGLTVTEFGCLLVSVFLQNKEGGWNLESFYDWTTGIKDPSVFFPPSECTNLN; encoded by the exons ATGAAGCTGCTGGCTGCTCTCGCCATCTGCTCCTTATCCTTCCTGGTGACTGAAGGAGGCAAACCTGAACCTTGCT CTCCGCCAAAGCTCCTGGAAGGTAATAAGGTTATT TTTGATCCGAGCAAACCCTTTCTGGAGTTTGGACGATTCTCCTACGACGCTGTTCAAAAGAGAGTTTATTTTGGTAAACAAGTGATGATTGGAGTGGAGAAATTTATTTCTGTGGAGGAGTTCTTCCTATTCGAGGAG GCCATCATGTATCGATTCCACCCCCAGAACAGGACCTGCGAGAAGTCTGCTCTCCGCACTCCATTCCCTGAGATTGCAATCCCCCAGAATGCAACGTTCAGTGGCCAGGTCTACATCGGAGGATCCTCTGCTCCAGGGGAGGGGGTACTCGCCAACTTCTGGACTTTTGCGGTTGGCGATT ATTTCTACGGTTTGACCGTCACGGAGTTCGGTTGTCTCCTCGTGTCTGTGTTCCTCCAGAACAAGGAGGGCGGATGGAACTTGGAATC GTTCTATGACTGGACGACAGGGATCAAGGATCCTTCTGTGTTCTTCCCTCCTTCAGAGTGCACTAATCTGAATTGA